The DNA segment GGCGCGGTTGGGGGCGATGCTCCTGCTCCGGCCGCCGCCGCAGTCTGCTGAAGGTACTTTGACCGCTGCACGCATTTCGGCCGCGTTCCACTCCGGCCACGCGTCGCGCTTGGGCAAGCCGTACACGCGGCCCGCCGGCCGAGAACCACCGCCGCCTCCGCCTCTGATGCGAACCAAATCGGTCGCACAACGCCAGGAAACCTCCTGGGGGTTTTCGACCGACGGCAGCACGTCGTCCGGACCGGCATCGATGTCGCGGTCTTCACTCTGCATCGACACCTCGGTGCCGAGCGCCGTGTCCTCGCTCCGCGCCTTCGGATCAATCCGCATTTCGGGTGGGCCGGTTCAGCGCACGAAGCTCCTGCCGGACCTCCCCGATCCGAGACTCGGATGCCTGTTCCGCCTCGAGACGGGCAATCCGCACGCGGAGCCTCACGACCGTCAATCGCCGAGCGGTCCGCTCCCGCGTCACATCGTCAGCCGCCGCCCGCGGGTTCCGGTGGCCCCACTGTTCCATCCTGCATCCTCGCGCGCGGAGGGGGCGAAGAGCGCCGCACCGACCATCGTATCGCAGCGTGTCGAGAACAACGACTTGCGCCCCGCCTGGTATGTCTACTTGCCCGTCGATCCGCTCCAGATCATGCCACGTGCCGGTCAGATCGGTCGACCGGGCGGGCATCGCGGGCACTGCGAGCAGGGGCAACGAACCGCCATCGACCAGCTTCGCGTGGCGCTGAGCCGCGCCACCGAGACGCTCGCCTTCGTCGACGTGGCCGGCGATGAGGACGCGCACGCCCTGAGCGCGGACCTGTTCGACGACGCCGCGCCGTACCACGCCGATGATCTGGTGGAGCACTTGGACGCCGTCGACCGGGACGATCACTGGGAGCCGCGGGCCTGCGACCTCCCACTGAACCTCCTGCTCATCGCCGGATGGCAGGTCGTCGATCTCCGCCGGGCTGCGATCGACTCGTTGGTTCGACGAATGCTACGGCCTCACCGAGCTGTGGCTGGCCACGAAGCGCCCGTCCGCCGAGTGCGTCGTGCCGACGCTCCTCGTTGCACTCGACCGGCGCGTGTTGCCGAGCACCACACCTAACGTCACGACCGGGAACCGACCGCCGTTCTGAAGCGCAACGGCAGACCGCACCCCGTACGAGAGGCCGGACGAGGCTCGACACGGTCCCGGAAGCCGGGCCGGCGCCACGGCTCAGAGAGCCGCACCGACCGCGACGACGCCCAGCGAGACGCCGGGAGGCAGCGGAGGAAGACGCACGGGCGCTTGCCGCCCCCAGCCTTGACCCGGCCTCCGATTCGACACGGCCAACAAGCGCCGCAGAAGGAGACACGAGCGATGCTGAGTATAGAGAAGCAGAACGCCATCATCGGTCTGCGTGACGACGAGCCGTTCGGCCAGGTGCGCCAGCGACGAGAAGCCCTGGGCCGCGTCCTGCGCACCCTGGCGTCGAAGCCGAGCGGCCCAGTCGAGGAAGCGGACCGGCCGGCACTGGTGCGCGAGCGGGTCAAGTCGCTACGCGGCGAGGCACAGCGCCAGGGCGATGACCTGACGGTCATCGACTGCGATGTCGTGCTCATGGGCACGACCGATTGCGCGGACCAAGTCCAAACGCGACCTTGTCCGTAATCCCGACAACCGACGCCGCGTCGACCAGGGCTCCTGCCGCTGACAGAGCAGCGCGCGTACTACAGACGCAAGCGACCGCGCTGCGGTTGTAGCCGCCCGATCCCACATACCGGGCTACGGCTGTCGCCCGGCTGCAGCGAGTGGCCGGCCATGCCACGGACACGACTACCGCACCCGCGGCCGGCGCCCGAGTCGGCGTACGCGCAAGGCCGCGGGCCCACCGGCCCGTCGTTTGCCTGCAGCACCTGAGGCACTCGGACCCGGACCACCCTGACCGCAGGCGCAATGCGGTCGGACCGCATTGCCGTCCGGGGTGCCGATTCCGGGTGTGCATGGCGCTCGTGTGCTGCCCCGCACTTCTTCTTTCGGCAACCCCTCACCAGCCCTGGGCGCGGTGCGCAGGGCAGAAGGGAGCCTCAGATGGCAAGACGAACGAACGGCTACACCCTATACCTCGACCGTGCCGGCCTGCTCACCTGCGAGCCGTTGACCGACGAGATCGGCGTCGCGGACACGTGGACGCAACTCCACTGGATGGCGAAGGCCGCCGCTTTCTTCGAGCGAGCCGGGCGGCTGTGGGCCCGCGACGAGGCGTGTGGGATCGTCCTGAGCATGGCCGACATGCGACAGGAAGCGCATTCGCACGTTTCCTGGCGCACGTTCAGCGACGAGGACCTGCAGACGCTGCGCGCTGCCGACGCCGTGCTGAAGAAGTACTGCTTCACGTCGGACCTCGGGGCCTGCATCGCCGCCGCCGAGCAGGCCAACGCCGACGAAGCGCCCCCGTGCCCGATGTCCGATGACCTGGGCAAGGTCCCGCGGCCGTGACGGGTCCACGACGGGACACGGCATTTTGCGAAGTGCAGCGGCGAGCCTGTCCTCCCCCGCGCGTAGCCGACGCCTGTCCGACCTGCCACGGCGAGGATGCCCGGCATACCGGGGCGGTGTGTCCGGACTGCGATTCCTGAGCTTCGCTACCCTGCCCGCCGGCCTGCCGGTCGCGGCCTCAGTTGCTCGGTACCGGATACGGAAGGAAAACAGCCATGAACGGTCCCGATACGGAAAACGTCCACCGTGTCCGTCCGCCCGTCCACGTGCCGGAGGACTGGTACGAAGCGTACCGGTTGCGTTACAGCGACGGGAAGCCGCACGTCACCTGCGGACACCGGCATCCCGACGTGCAACAGGCCGCCGCGTGCGCCCAGCAGGCAATGAAAGGAGAAGCGCTCGCCGCCTTCGACACCGGCGGCCGCGGCCCCGCGTGGGGCGTCGCTCGCGTCACGCCTTCCGGCGACGGTGCGGGCGAGCCTGCTCACCTGTGGTTCCTGAACGAGTACGTCACCTACCGCTCCTATGGCGGTCCCGAGGAGGGTGCTGGTACTACCCCAGGGGCACGTTCGTCGCGTCTCACGGCGAGTTCGCGACTCGCGGGGAAGCAGCACGGACGCTCCGCTCCGAATGGGCGCGGGAGTACCTCGCCGCCAAGCGCGCGGGGCTGCACCCGCCCGGCAGCGTGCTGTCCACGGGCTGGCCCGACCTGCGGGTCGAGCGGAGCACGGGGCAAGACTTCCCTCCGGTCCGCCCCTGGTACTGCTGAGTGTTCCCGTTGGATTCGTAGAGGAGGAGAAGTGCGCACCTTCAAGCAGCCGTACGACGGGTGGGGCAAGTGCCAGCGGTGCGGGGTCTCGGTCCCGCCCGCCGGCGCGCGCATCGGGTTCTTCGGAAAGCAGGACATCTACCCGCGATGGTGTCGCAAGTGCGTCGTCGAGCACGGCGACGAGACGTTGTTGGCGGCCTGGGACGAGGCCGTCAACGCCGAGGCGGCTCGACGCGCCGCGTATTCGAAGCAGGAACGACGATGACGCCACCGGAGACGGAGTCCTGCCGGGTTCTGGACCCGGCGGACGAGGGCGAGCTGCCCGACGAGGCGTGCGCCGCCAACCCGTTCTGCTGGAGCTGATCAACCCGGTGCACGCGGAGGAGGAGGGCCGCCTGTTCACGGGAGAGCCCTTTCCCAAGGCGTACGCGGCCTGCCGGCGCAGGAACACCCGCCGCGCGGAGGATTGTGCGGCCACGACGAGATGCCGTGCGGCAATCCCATCTGCAGGGGTTGCCGCTTGCGGTGAGGAGACAAAGCGAATGCGGACTCGGACGATGCACATCCAGGGCTTCGACAACTCGGGACCCGTCTGCGGCGCCACCGGGCGCGTGTGGACGGACACGGGCTGGAGCGCGGCGGACAGCGATCCGGGCTTCAAGCGCTGCGAGCGCTGCGAGAAGAAGCTGGGCCCGGGCGGTCTCGAACGGCTCACGCAGGCGCGCGAGGAACTCGCCAGGCTCCACGCCGCGCGCAAGGCCGGAGAGGCCGACGGCCGCGAAAAGACGCCGAGCAGGGTCAGCGTCTACCCGGCCGGCGGCCTTGAGGCGCAAAGCTACGCGCGGGGCTACGACGCCGGTGCGCTCGAGCGGCTGCCGCCGAAGGCGGCCATCCGGGCCACCCCGCCCGGGTCGGCCGAGTTCCTCATGACGCTGGAGGCGGCCAAGGGCCGCGCCCACGACTACAGCGACGAGGACCGGGCCATCGTCACCCGCGCGATCAACCGCGCCAACCGGAGCCTCGCCAACCGCCCGGCCCCGTGCGGGCACACCTCTGGCCCGACCACCGAGCGGCGCGGTCTCGGCGGTCCCGTCACCCGGGAATTCACGGCCACCTGCACGCTGCCGGCGGGTCGCGCCGGCTCTCACGAGGACGAGAACGAACGGACCTCCATCGGCCGGCCCTTCGCTTGGGGAGATCCGTTCCGGAAGCCGGGCGCGCCGGACTGACGACTGTGCCCGCAAGGTAGGACACGAGATCCCGTTTCGCATAGGGGCGGTCGATCGGGACACCTTCAACGTGTGGGTCGAGGGCCGGAGCGCCGCCGTCGCGGACGGCCGCGTGCAGCGCAACGAGCGGTGGCCCGGATTACTGGGACGCGCTCGTCAACGGCGGCGGCGGGTCCGCGGTGATCAAAGACCGGCAAGTCCCGCGGCGGCTGCCTGATGGCCGTACTCGAGCGCTTCACGGGCGCGTAGGAGCCCGGCGGGGAGAAGAAGCATGCAGACCAAGGGAAGGGCGGCCGTCCGGACGGCCGTCTTGCGCGGATTCGACGCCGTGCCCACGACGATCGAAGCCCGCGTCGACGAGGGACCGGGCACGGGCGTCCAGGTCGAGGGCGAACCGGTGGCGACCGCCCTGGAAACGGCCAGGCGCGTGGAGCGGGCCGTTGAAGCCTGGGGCTGGGACCGGCGACGCTTACGTGCCGTTGTCAGGACGCGCCCGGCGGTACGGACGGACACGCGGCTCCACGATCTGCCGATTGCATTGGCGATCCTGGCAGCCGCGGGCGAGCTCGAAGCCGATGCCGTCGAAGGGCTGGCGGTGGTAGGTGCGCTCGATTGGGGCCCGGCCGTCGAACCGATCGCGGGTACCCTGGCGGTCGCGGAGCTGTGCCGCAAGCACGGCTGGCCGCTGGTCGCCCCCGCCGCAAACCGGCGGGAGGCAGCCGCCCCGGGCGGCGTCCGGTACCTGCCGGCTCACGAACTGGGACAGGTTTTCGACGCCCTTCGGAACGGCCTGGCCCCGGAAGCCGCAAGCCCCATCGAGCCCGCCGAACTCGAACGGGGACGTGACTTGGCGCAGATCACCGGACGTGAAACGGCGAAGCGCGCCCTCGAAATCGCGGCCGCCGGCGGGCATCCGCTGCTTCTTGCAGGCCCCCCTGCGGCCCCGACGACGGGACTCGCCCTGCGGTTGACCGGCATCCTGCCGGAGATGACCAGGGACGAAAGGCTGGCAGCGACGAAGATCCACTCGATAGCCGGAGTGCTGCCGCCGTGGGCGGGTGTCCTGGCCGCGCGGCCGCTGTCGGCGCCGCACTTCAGCGC comes from the Acidobacteriota bacterium genome and includes:
- a CDS encoding ATP-binding protein produces the protein MQTKGRAAVRTAVLRGFDAVPTTIEARVDEGPGTGVQVEGEPVATALETARRVERAVEAWGWDRRRLRAVVRTRPAVRTDTRLHDLPIALAILAAAGELEADAVEGLAVVGALDWGPAVEPIAGTLAVAELCRKHGWPLVAPAANRREAAAPGGVRYLPAHELGQVFDALRNGLAPEAASPIEPAELERGRDLAQITGRETAKRALEIAAAGGHPLLLAGPPAAPTTGLALRLTGILPEMTRDERLAATKIHSIAGVLPPWAGVLAARPLSAPHFSASTAALLGRMDRTAEGLSTERARPGAATLAHCGVLCLDDIDDFCANDVEQLARTAEMKRTDDRHGAMPADFLLVATLTVPPDAQSRNGGATGLDAELHARLDRLPVSRTLEMAS